Proteins encoded by one window of Arachis ipaensis cultivar K30076 chromosome B04, Araip1.1, whole genome shotgun sequence:
- the LOC107635366 gene encoding receptor-like protein 12, whose amino-acid sequence MIQQLNLKYCVVGVMMMNGVVYAVLMVQLLAWTSSAAVVASGKCIESERQALLSLKRGFNATDDDWVSSWGDGEQQKECCKWEGVKCSNVTGHVLMLDLHGHYTRESISPSLSDLHHLNYLDLSGNLFTLTPSIPPFIGSLTFLTHLNLSSCFFGGNIPPQLGNLLFLEYLDLGGNCFYPPQQIPSQFSNLSHLVYLDLSSSNLVGGFPLQLTNMSSLTYLDLSYNRLNETMPPQLGNLLSLEHLDPSYNAFTGTIPSQFKNISRLQYLDLDSLYMMSSDLQWLSELSILRYLSLAWVNLSGASNWQQQVSSLSHLQYLDLHACNLVDSIPTSSLASPANFSTSLSFVYISYNSLRNAALIFPWLMNSTRILEELNLANNELKGQIPLSLFHSCNLVHLDLFKNKLTGEFHEYIREYSRCAHKPLRILLLGWNEITGMVPDLSQLQSLQELHLGNNRLSGTIHEGIGQLSNLTELSLGNNFLKGLISEAHFSRLSNLDTLDLSHNALAFNVSVDWIPPFNLTDIYLARCKLGPNFPTWLHTQTMIEYLDISCAGISSTVPNWFWEPLPHMFYLNISHNRFLGKIEGPAMVSDQLVSIDLSFNLFEGTIPAFLATALHVFLSNNRFSIANPLLCTNSPKRMRFMDLSNNNLRGELSDCWRDFELLVVLDLSNNQFYGNMPKSLGSLRNIQSIHFEGNHFSGEIPPSLHNCTQLRVFDVAGNKLSGTIPSWIGDNIRKLLVLSLHSNNFHGNIPLSMCNLDELRVLDLSLNILSGSIPKCISNLSAMAIQAKSNATITDDYHYEYGDVFSRTGHVREVSGVYNDSASLTWKGKMSKYGSTLGLLRSIDFSSNRLTGEIPTEMMTLIGLVSLNLSRNFFSGHIPPTIGQLTSIDFLDLSRNHLSGTIPSQLTQIDDLSVLDLSYNDLSGEIPLGTQLQTRDASAYAGNPKLCGAPLNNTCPIHGHQISEHDADGDDDEQFVSQGFYIAMAVGFVMAFWGVCFSLILKKSWRYAYFKLLSDVYDKLYVFTAIKVAKFKRIRSQI is encoded by the coding sequence ATGATACAACAACTTAACTTGAAATATTGTGTGGTTGGAGTGATGATGATGAACGGTGTAGTTTATGCAGTGTTGATGGTGCAGCTACTTGCATGGACCAGCAGTGCAGCGGTGGTGGCAAGTGGGAAGTGCATTGAGAGTGAAAGGCAAGCTCTGCTTTCTCTCAAACGTGGCTTCAATGCCACGGATGATGATTGGGTGTCTTCATGGGGAGATGGGGAGCAGCAGAAGGAGTGTTGCAAATGGGAAGGCGTCAAGTGCAGCAATGTAACTGGCCATGTTCTCATGCTTGATCTTCATGGTCATTACACTCGTGAATCCATAAGCCCATCACTCAGTGACTTACATCATTTGAACTACTTGGACCTTAGTGGTAATCTCTTTACTCTCACCCCATCCATCCCTCCTTTCATTGGCTCTTTAACCTTTTTGACACATCTCAATCTCTCTTCTTGTTTTTTCGGTGGAAACATACCTCCTCAATTGGGAAATCTGCTCTTCCTCGAGTATCTTGATTTAGGAGGGAATTGTTTTTATCCTCCGCAACAAATCCCTTCTCAGTTCTCAAATCTCTCCCATTTAGTGTACCTTGATCTTAGTTCCAGTAATTTGGTTGGAGGATTCCCTCTTCAACTCACAAATATGTCATCCTTGACATATTTGGATCTTAGTTATAATAGACTTAATGAAACAATGCCACCCCAACTTGGAAATCTCTTATCCTTGGAACATCTTGATCCAAGTTACAATGCATTCACCGGAACCATTCCTAGtcaattcaaaaatatttccCGTTTGCAGTATCTTGACCTTGATTCCTTGTACATGATGAGTTCTGATTTACAATGGCTATCTGAACTTTCAATCCTGAGGTATCTTTCGCTTGCTTGGGTGAATCTAAGTGGTGCCAGCAATTGGCAACAACAAGTGAGTAGCCTTTCTCATCTTCAATATTTAGACTTGCATGCTTGCAATCTTGTTGATTCCATCCCCACTTCATCACTTGCATCCCCTGCTAATTTCTCCACTTCTCTCTCATTTGTCTATATCTCTTATAACTCTCTAAGGAATGCAGCCTTGATATTCCCATGGTTAATGAATTCCACTCGTATCCTTGAGGAGTTAAATCTTGCAAATAATGAGCTCAAAGGCCAAATACCTCTATCCTTGTTTCATAGTTGTAATTTGGTACACCTTGACCTATTCAAGAACAAGTTGACAGGAGAGTTTCATGAATATATTCGAGAGTATTCTCGTTGTGCTCATAAACCCTTACGAATCTTGCTTCTGGGATGGAATGAAATTACGGGGATGGTGCCTGACCTCTCTCAGCTTCAATCTTTGCAAGAGTTACATCTTGGTAACAACAGGTTAAGTGGAACCATACATGAAGGTATTGGACAACTATCCAACTTAACTGAGTTAAGCCTTGGGAATAACTTCCTGAAAGGTTTGATATCTGAAGCTCATTTCTCAAGACTTTCCAATCTTGACACTTTGGATTTGTCTCATAATGCATTGGCTTTTAATGTTAGCGTGGATTGGATTCCCCCTTTCAATTTAACTGACATTTATTTGGCCCGTTGCAAGTTGGGGCCTAACTTTCCAACATGGCTTCATACCCAAACCATGATTGAGTATTTGGATATTTCCTGTGCTGGAATTTCTAGCACTGTTCCTAATTGGTTTTGGGAACCCCTTCCTCATatgttttatttgaatatttctCACAACCGTTTTCTAGGAAAAATTGAAGGCCCAGCTATGGTTTCTGACCAACTTGTTTCAATTGATTTGAGCTTCAATTTATTTGAAGGCACGATTCCAGCATTCCTTGCAACTGCTTTACATGTTTTTTTGTCCAATAACAGATTTTCAATTGCAAATCCTCTTTTATGTACAAACTCGCCCAAACGCATGAGATTTATGGATTTGTCAAACAATAACCTTAGAGGAGAACTTTCGGATTGTTGGAGGGATTTTGAGTTATTGGTCGTCCTAGATTTATCCAATAATCAGTTTTATGGAAATATGCCAAAATCTCTGGGCTCTTTAAGAAATATCCAGTCAATACACTTTGAAGGCAATCATTTTTCAGGAGAGATACCACCATCCTTGCATAATTGCACACAACTACGAGTTTTTGATGTTGCAGGTAATAAGTTGTCAGGAACAATACCAAGCTGGATTGGAGATAATATTCGAAAGCTACTTGTACTTAGCTTACATTCCAATAACTTTCATGGTAACATTCCATTAAGCATGTGCAATCTCGATGAACTTCGTGTCTTGGACCTCTCTTTAAATATTCTGTCTGGCAGTATACCTAAATGCATAAGTAATCTGTCTGCTATGGCCATTCAAGCAAAATCAAATGCAACCATTACCGATGACTATCATTATGAATATGGCGATGTGTTTAGCCGTACTGGCCATGTACGTGAAGTTTCTGGAGTTTATAACGATAGCGCATCACTGACATGGAAAGGGAAAATGTCAAAATATGGAAGCACCCTGGGATTGTTGAGAAGTATTGATTTCTCCAGCAACAGGTTAACAGGGGAAATACCAACTGAGATGATGACTCTTATTGGCTTGGTTTCTTTAAAtctttcaagaaacttttttagTGGACACATTCCTCCAACTATTGGACAACTGACGTCAATAGATTTTCTTGATCTATCCAGAAATCATTTGTCAGGAACAATTCCTTCACAGCTTACTCAGATTGACGATCTCAGTGTTCTTGACTTGTCATACAATGATTTATCCGGAGAAATCCCACTTGGCACGCAACTTCAAACTAGGGATGCATCTGCTTATGCAGGAAATCCAAAACTTTGTGGTGCTCCCCTCAACAATACTTGTCCCATTCATGGTCACCAGATCAGTGAACATGAtgctgatggtgatgatgatgaacaaTTTGTAAGCCAGGGATTCTACATTGCTATGGCTGTTGGATTTGTTATGGCATTTTGGGGAGTGTGCTTCTCATTGATTTTGAAGAAATCTTGGAGATATGCTTATTTCAAGTTGTTGAGTGATGTCTATGACAAGCTCTATGTGTTTACAGCGATCAAGGTGGCCAAATTCAAAAGGATCAGATCTCAAATATGA